Proteins co-encoded in one Anaerobranca gottschalkii DSM 13577 genomic window:
- the ispG gene encoding flavodoxin-dependent (E)-4-hydroxy-3-methylbut-2-enyl-diphosphate synthase, translated as MINRKRTREISIGNVKIGNFNPIVIQSMTNTKTENIADTVEQIKRLEDAGCQIVRVAVPNLQAAKSIEEIKKKTNIPLVADIHFDYRLALMAMENGIDKVRINPGNIGSEDNILKVVQEAKRRKIPIRIGINSGSLPKDILEKYGRPSPEAMVEGALREIKLLEKHSFEDICVSLKSSDVLDTVQAYTLLSEKVDYPLHIGITEAGLKKVGAIKSSVGLGILLFNGIGDTIRVSLTGDPIEEVAVAYNILRALKLPTLWERPEIISCPTCGRCDVNLEALAKEVEKRVANLRKPIKIAVMGCVVNGPGEAKEADYGLAGGKGKTIIFKKGEVIRTVPEEEAINTLLQIINFD; from the coding sequence ATGATAAATCGCAAAAGAACTAGAGAAATTTCCATCGGCAATGTTAAAATTGGCAATTTCAATCCAATTGTTATTCAATCTATGACAAATACCAAGACTGAAAACATAGCTGATACTGTAGAACAAATTAAAAGATTAGAGGATGCTGGCTGTCAAATTGTTAGGGTAGCAGTTCCCAACTTGCAAGCTGCAAAAAGTATTGAAGAAATTAAAAAAAAGACTAATATTCCCTTAGTTGCTGATATCCATTTTGATTATAGGTTAGCCTTAATGGCTATGGAAAATGGTATTGATAAAGTTCGGATTAATCCTGGTAACATCGGTAGTGAGGACAATATTTTAAAAGTTGTTCAGGAAGCTAAAAGGAGAAAAATACCTATCCGGATAGGAATAAATAGTGGTTCATTACCTAAGGATATTCTAGAAAAATACGGTAGGCCATCACCTGAAGCAATGGTGGAAGGGGCGCTACGGGAAATTAAACTTTTAGAAAAACATTCCTTTGAAGATATATGTGTTTCTCTAAAATCTTCCGATGTGCTAGATACAGTTCAAGCTTATACATTACTATCAGAAAAAGTAGACTACCCTTTACATATAGGAATCACTGAAGCAGGGTTAAAGAAAGTAGGGGCAATTAAATCTTCCGTTGGTTTAGGTATCCTGCTATTTAATGGAATTGGTGATACTATTAGAGTTTCACTAACAGGGGATCCTATTGAAGAAGTAGCTGTTGCATATAATATTTTAAGAGCTTTAAAACTACCTACCCTTTGGGAAAGACCTGAAATTATTTCTTGTCCAACTTGTGGAAGATGTGATGTCAACTTAGAGGCTTTAGCAAAGGAAGTAGAAAAAAGAGTAGCTAATCTAAGAAAACCTATAAAAATAGCTGTTATGGGTTGTGTTGTCAATGGACCTGGTGAAGCAAAAGAAGCAGATTATGGATTAGCTGGAGGGAAAGGAAAAACAATAATTTTTAAAAAAGGAGAAGTTATAAGGACTGTACCTGAAGAAGAAGCTATAAATACATTACTCCAAATAATCAATTTTGATTAA
- the rseP gene encoding RIP metalloprotease RseP encodes MTIFLALIVFGLLVLVHELGHFLTARAVGIEVEEFAIGFGPRIFSWKKGETKYSLRFFPLGGYVKVLGEEKGDHDKEGSLQTKSVLQRFAFVFAGSFMNFVLAFVLFIIVFTGFGLAANIPEIGVVEEGNIAYQAGLKKGDYILEVNDIKINTWEELVVQISSNPDKTLNLKVSRDGNILNIPVTPKYNPETERVMIGIGPAYKTLPFFQAIKESIYQTFSLSTQIISGIILMITGRIEPEIAGPIGIVSMVGESAKYGLSSLLIFTALLSVNLGVLNLLPIPALDGSRLVFLLVEALRGKPVDPEKEGTIHIIGFIVLIIFMIFIMYKDVVRFIL; translated from the coding sequence ATGACAATTTTTTTAGCTTTAATTGTTTTTGGACTATTAGTATTAGTTCATGAGTTAGGTCATTTTCTTACTGCTAGGGCGGTGGGAATTGAAGTTGAGGAATTTGCTATAGGATTTGGGCCAAGAATATTTAGTTGGAAAAAAGGTGAAACCAAGTATTCACTACGTTTTTTTCCATTAGGTGGTTATGTAAAGGTATTAGGGGAAGAAAAAGGAGATCATGACAAAGAAGGAAGTTTACAAACTAAATCAGTTTTACAGCGTTTTGCCTTTGTCTTTGCCGGTTCCTTTATGAATTTTGTTTTAGCTTTTGTGTTGTTTATTATAGTTTTTACTGGTTTTGGATTAGCGGCCAATATACCTGAAATTGGCGTAGTGGAAGAAGGAAATATAGCCTATCAAGCGGGATTAAAAAAAGGAGATTATATTTTAGAAGTTAACGATATTAAAATAAATACTTGGGAAGAATTAGTAGTACAAATTAGTAGTAACCCAGATAAAACCCTAAATTTAAAAGTATCCCGGGATGGTAATATATTAAATATACCTGTAACACCTAAATATAATCCAGAAACTGAAAGGGTGATGATCGGGATAGGCCCTGCATATAAAACTTTACCTTTTTTCCAAGCTATTAAAGAAAGTATTTATCAAACCTTTTCTTTAAGCACTCAAATAATTAGTGGAATAATTTTAATGATAACAGGTAGAATAGAGCCAGAAATTGCAGGCCCAATTGGTATTGTTTCTATGGTAGGAGAATCTGCAAAATATGGTTTATCTAGTTTGCTAATATTTACTGCTTTACTTAGTGTAAACTTAGGGGTATTAAATTTATTGCCCATACCAGCTTTAGATGGAAGTAGATTAGTATTTTTATTAGTAGAGGCATTGAGAGGAAAGCCAGTTGACCCTGAAAAAGAGGGTACAATACATATAATTGGTTTTATAGTTTTAATAATTTTTATGATATTTATCATGTATAAGGATGTAGTAAGATTTATTCTATAA